The Altererythrobacter sp. ZODW24 genome window below encodes:
- a CDS encoding serine/threonine-protein kinase has translation MSDIGLERRALTLFEAMLDIAEDKREHWLGEQTLGDDALHQRVTEIWQADTDPIIQTGAAIETADPLPPPERIGAYRITGTIGSGGMGTVYAAEREEGDFEHSVAIKLIKPGILSERLVDRFNRERQILARLSHPNITRLLDGGATEDGQPYIVMERVDGIPLLAWINAQVRSVEEKLRLFLQVCEAAGYAHRNLIVHRDLTPSNVLVGTDSQVKLIDFGIARPDGEEVTPGTARPIRAVTMTPGYAAPERASGGATTVLGDIYSAGRMLEEIVPSPRSAELDAMIAKATAQQPEQRYLAMDRLAEDIRLYLNGRPVRAHPGTISYRFRKWVSRNQLLASVAAALVVATFVGAGATGWWWQEAVVARDQADDRFTEVRGIAKFMLFDLYDELEPVSGNTKALSQIADEASTYLERLSAGDDLEPGLRLEIARGYHRLSTVLGNPEGANLGRREEARLSLDRAIFDLEQLHAEDASDPDYTQALAEAFYSNSIFLFIADDDNDGAIVAGNRSVELYRSLMETDPGTTAYRLAWYRSRLQAAKPLVWVEKGEEGVKLLEVLVAEIEEDPATVENSTDALVALASVNSELGYTRSWTYPVESEAFVTSLPPLSRAYDITLKLYRDGPEAQRNDRRLGLIAALFRRSLVYNDINRSRDALADLEEAEALLDIVIRRDPDDAGSRSRLDTIHSQKIYVLLALNRNDDAIALARRSFAARSKKLAGEPNNMGYLRERITARQTLADTLEETGRTKAACDAFRIARAEWDALAERAEISSVDQQNSIEPLQVALKRCNG, from the coding sequence ATGAGTGATATCGGCCTTGAACGCCGAGCCCTGACTCTGTTTGAAGCGATGCTCGACATTGCCGAGGATAAGCGCGAGCACTGGTTGGGAGAACAGACCCTCGGCGACGATGCGCTGCACCAACGAGTAACCGAAATCTGGCAAGCTGATACCGATCCAATCATTCAAACCGGCGCGGCAATCGAAACTGCCGATCCGTTGCCGCCGCCTGAGAGGATTGGTGCCTATCGCATTACGGGCACGATTGGCTCGGGCGGTATGGGCACCGTCTATGCAGCTGAGCGCGAAGAGGGCGATTTCGAGCACAGCGTCGCCATCAAGCTGATCAAGCCTGGAATTCTATCCGAGCGGTTGGTTGACCGATTTAATCGTGAACGACAGATCCTTGCTCGACTGAGTCACCCCAATATCACACGCTTGCTAGATGGTGGTGCCACCGAGGACGGGCAGCCATATATTGTTATGGAACGAGTGGACGGGATACCGCTACTAGCTTGGATCAACGCGCAGGTCCGCTCAGTGGAGGAAAAGCTCCGGTTGTTTTTGCAGGTCTGCGAGGCAGCTGGATATGCACATCGCAATCTAATCGTCCATCGCGATTTGACGCCATCGAACGTTCTAGTCGGGACCGATAGCCAGGTGAAGCTGATTGATTTCGGAATTGCTCGACCGGATGGTGAGGAGGTCACGCCTGGCACAGCAAGGCCAATCCGCGCAGTGACCATGACACCTGGATACGCAGCGCCGGAAAGGGCATCTGGTGGAGCAACCACCGTTCTAGGTGACATCTATTCGGCCGGCAGAATGCTCGAAGAGATCGTTCCGTCTCCCAGATCCGCCGAGCTTGATGCTATGATTGCCAAAGCGACTGCCCAGCAACCCGAGCAACGCTATTTGGCGATGGACCGGTTGGCCGAGGACATCCGTCTTTACCTCAATGGTCGCCCCGTCCGAGCGCATCCGGGCACGATCAGCTATCGATTTCGCAAATGGGTCAGCCGCAATCAACTTTTGGCAAGCGTCGCCGCAGCGCTTGTAGTTGCGACTTTCGTAGGAGCAGGCGCAACAGGTTGGTGGTGGCAGGAAGCAGTGGTCGCCCGTGACCAAGCTGACGATCGATTCACTGAGGTGCGGGGGATCGCCAAATTCATGCTCTTCGACCTTTATGATGAACTAGAGCCAGTCTCCGGCAACACCAAGGCTTTGTCACAGATTGCCGACGAAGCCAGCACCTATCTTGAACGGCTGAGTGCCGGTGATGACCTCGAGCCGGGCTTGAGGCTAGAGATTGCGCGCGGGTATCATCGGCTATCGACTGTATTAGGTAATCCCGAAGGCGCGAATCTGGGTCGAAGGGAAGAGGCACGCTTATCCCTCGATCGAGCAATTTTCGATCTTGAGCAATTGCACGCGGAAGATGCCAGCGATCCAGATTACACCCAAGCACTAGCTGAAGCGTTTTATTCTAATTCGATCTTTCTGTTCATAGCTGATGACGACAATGACGGCGCGATTGTTGCCGGCAATCGTTCGGTTGAACTCTATCGCAGCCTGATGGAAACCGACCCGGGAACGACCGCGTATCGACTTGCTTGGTATCGCTCTCGATTGCAGGCGGCCAAACCGCTTGTCTGGGTTGAGAAAGGTGAAGAAGGCGTCAAGCTACTCGAAGTTCTCGTTGCCGAGATCGAAGAGGATCCCGCAACCGTTGAGAATTCGACTGATGCACTCGTTGCATTAGCGAGTGTCAATTCGGAGCTTGGCTACACAAGGTCGTGGACTTATCCAGTTGAAAGCGAGGCTTTTGTGACCTCCTTGCCTCCGCTCAGCAGGGCGTACGACATCACTCTGAAGCTGTATCGCGATGGGCCCGAAGCGCAGCGCAATGACCGGAGATTGGGCCTGATCGCGGCTCTGTTCAGGCGCTCGTTAGTCTACAATGATATCAACCGATCCAGAGACGCTCTGGCGGATTTGGAAGAGGCCGAGGCGCTGCTCGATATCGTCATTCGTCGTGACCCGGATGATGCTGGCTCCCGATCGAGGTTAGACACAATTCACTCTCAGAAAATCTATGTTTTGCTCGCACTCAATAGAAATGACGATGCCATCGCTTTGGCTCGACGTTCCTTCGCCGCGCGCAGCAAGAAACTGGCCGGCGAGCCGAACAATATGGGCTACCTGCGAGAGCGTATTACTGCGCGCCAGACGCTGGCTGACACGCTCGAAGAGACTGGCCGGACGAAGGCTGCCTGTGACGCCTTTCGCATCGCGCGCGCTGAATGGGATGCCTTGGCTGAGCGCGCTGAGATTTCTTCGGTTGATCAGCAAAACAGTATCGAGCCATTGCAAGTCGCTCTCAAGCGCTGCAACGGCTGA
- a CDS encoding ECF-type sigma factor, which produces METQRLILNWRSGSLSARDQLVARVLPELEQIAVARLRNEMMSSLSTNDLINEAMLRIMAAEPTINDRAHLLALVSRLMRNVLVDQARSRNSGKRAHQKVELRTNLVGVPPTDLHLLDSALIRLEAIDPSFAEIVEMRYFGGMTVSDIAQVKGWSEPTVKRRWQVARAWLADALLRPLRDE; this is translated from the coding sequence TTGGAGACGCAAAGGCTGATTCTCAACTGGCGCAGTGGAAGCCTCTCGGCCCGTGACCAGCTCGTCGCACGCGTCCTGCCCGAGTTGGAGCAGATAGCTGTGGCGCGGCTTCGCAATGAAATGATGAGCTCGCTTTCCACCAACGACCTTATCAACGAAGCAATGCTTAGAATCATGGCCGCGGAGCCCACGATCAACGATCGCGCCCATTTGCTCGCCTTGGTTTCCCGGCTCATGCGAAATGTTCTCGTTGATCAAGCGAGATCTAGAAACTCAGGTAAGCGTGCACATCAGAAAGTCGAACTGCGGACAAACCTTGTTGGAGTACCTCCCACTGATCTGCATTTGCTGGATTCCGCGCTAATCAGATTGGAAGCCATTGATCCGAGCTTCGCGGAGATTGTCGAGATGCGCTATTTTGGCGGGATGACCGTGAGTGACATTGCACAAGTTAAGGGTTGGTCAGAACCAACTGTTAAGCGGCGTTGGCAGGTTGCTCGCGCGTGGCTGGCCGACGCATTGTTGAGGCCACTGCGCGATGAGTGA
- a CDS encoding helix-turn-helix transcriptional regulator → MTALQIGNNIRRFRFDQAEMTQAQLAEIVGVTRQTIVALETGRYAPSLELAMKLAAAFACTVDALFFWKDTEFGRADAQPKTEKDS, encoded by the coding sequence ATGACTGCCCTTCAGATCGGCAATAACATTCGCCGGTTCCGCTTTGACCAGGCCGAAATGACGCAGGCGCAACTGGCCGAAATCGTAGGCGTCACACGCCAAACAATCGTGGCCCTGGAAACGGGCCGATATGCACCATCTCTGGAACTGGCCATGAAATTGGCAGCAGCATTCGCGTGCACTGTCGACGCGCTATTTTTTTGGAAAGACACAGAATTTGGGCGCGCCGATGCGCAGCCCAAAACCGAAAAGGATTCATGA
- a CDS encoding acyl-CoA thioester hydrolase/BAAT C-terminal domain-containing protein, protein MMTKSLKLIKWAGLLISALIVLAVSFYAYLVLSFDDQNLPENHGKVNTELFLGSGENQPLIVGLGGSEGGNAWASDFWKGQRDEFIAQGYSFLAVAYFGEKGTPENLDRIALESVHQAIREAGKNPKVNGECTALIGGSKGAELALLLGSQYADIDAVVAIVPGNAVFPALTIAMNTPSFTLNGKDLPFVPVPSSATWPLIKGDLRATWEEMLKDQKAVDRASIAVEKINGPILFVSATKDEAWPSTEMSISMEQRLRKNEFPYYFEHIAIEGRHTSPLDHFGEVEEFLRTNFLQGKSVGCLKSS, encoded by the coding sequence ATGATGACCAAGTCACTTAAGCTGATAAAGTGGGCAGGCCTTTTGATATCGGCATTAATCGTTTTGGCAGTTAGTTTTTATGCTTATCTGGTTCTCAGCTTTGATGATCAAAATCTCCCGGAGAACCATGGCAAAGTTAATACTGAGCTCTTTCTGGGTAGCGGTGAAAATCAACCTTTGATCGTGGGCTTAGGTGGGTCCGAAGGCGGAAACGCTTGGGCTAGCGACTTTTGGAAAGGTCAACGCGACGAGTTCATCGCTCAGGGTTACTCGTTCTTGGCAGTGGCGTATTTCGGTGAGAAGGGTACACCGGAAAATCTGGATCGGATTGCATTGGAGTCCGTACATCAAGCAATTCGCGAAGCAGGTAAAAATCCTAAGGTGAACGGCGAATGCACCGCGCTGATCGGTGGCTCCAAGGGGGCTGAATTGGCCCTATTACTGGGAAGCCAATATGCCGACATCGATGCTGTAGTCGCGATAGTCCCCGGAAATGCAGTGTTTCCTGCACTGACCATTGCAATGAACACCCCGTCATTCACCTTGAACGGGAAGGACCTACCTTTTGTGCCAGTTCCTTCAAGCGCTACATGGCCGCTGATCAAGGGAGATCTAAGGGCAACTTGGGAAGAGATGCTGAAAGATCAAAAAGCCGTCGACAGAGCGTCGATTGCGGTCGAGAAAATCAATGGCCCGATTCTTTTCGTATCTGCGACCAAAGATGAAGCATGGCCCTCAACAGAAATGTCTATCTCGATGGAGCAGCGCCTTAGAAAGAATGAGTTTCCATATTATTTTGAACATATTGCAATCGAGGGCAGGCACACATCACCACTTGATCACTTCGGTGAAGTTGAAGAGTTCCTCCGGACGAACTTTCTGCAAGGCAAGTCAGTTGGCTGCTTGAAATCGTCCTGA
- a CDS encoding ABA4-like family protein, translated as MLTAGPTLAVPLESLFGYAGQAAMIGWLILIFLPRRWRALLFVPRFLIPFGLSMLYAGLIFTHVYTVDGGGFGSLAQVKALFGKDELLLAGWVHYLAFDLFIGGWIAVQADRLGIARLIQAPLLAATFMFGPVGLALFMVMRVGYRRTLVQPLQAEPQKLQTRQEDAA; from the coding sequence ATGTTGACAGCAGGGCCTACTTTGGCCGTTCCGCTCGAATCCCTGTTTGGCTATGCTGGACAAGCTGCGATGATCGGGTGGTTGATCCTGATTTTCCTGCCACGTCGCTGGCGTGCGCTGTTATTCGTCCCGCGCTTCCTCATCCCGTTCGGCCTCAGCATGCTCTATGCCGGATTGATTTTCACCCATGTATATACTGTCGATGGCGGGGGTTTTGGCTCGCTCGCGCAGGTGAAGGCGCTGTTCGGCAAAGACGAGTTGCTGCTGGCAGGGTGGGTGCATTACCTCGCCTTTGATTTGTTTATCGGCGGATGGATTGCGGTGCAGGCTGACAGGCTTGGGATCGCTCGGTTGATTCAGGCGCCGTTATTGGCGGCCACATTCATGTTCGGCCCGGTCGGCCTCGCGTTGTTTATGGTGATGCGCGTGGGCTATCGGCGAACGCTGGTCCAACCTCTGCAGGCCGAGCCTCAGAAGCTCCAGACCCGGCAGGAGGACGCTGCATGA
- a CDS encoding serine hydrolase, with translation MTTITCRLLAPVICLAGLSVPAVGQTVPDARPANYAVVADEIAQSYHDAKLFDGVVIVATTSEILYQGAFGMANIPFDVPYSLDTKVRLASVSKPFTSALILRLEEEGLLSTSQTVAEILPEFAGKPSAQVTVDQLLSHRSGIPNYQYKPPYQALQARVLAAGMAVLQVSLVDMTNTFIDEPLEFKSGENYSYSNANYILLQMIVEAELGKSFDLALQHYIFDPVEMKNSGTLSYRSVVPGLADGYVRMSGGFQSASQSQFVGVAAPGGIYSTAGDMVQWFQTLFSDRFFKNTETLEKMTVPRAVAYNGASFIGYGLFTSSIDVNGNDVRTIGHDGWGPPYTANLQYFPETGLIVFAADSIGGIGSATYGETVRLGEDLVRASYGVSPPRPQTPADLILADLQQSHGLEGAIKEFEEQIVSGKITKLNESEINTLGYTYLAQGDMKEAVAVFALNTRLFPESANAFDSLGETRAAIEDWEEAISAYRAALELNPDNARIQEVLRALEERAREESAPQ, from the coding sequence ATGACGACCATAACTTGCCGCTTACTTGCCCCAGTGATTTGCCTTGCGGGGCTTTCGGTTCCAGCGGTAGGACAAACTGTCCCCGATGCCCGCCCTGCGAATTATGCTGTTGTAGCTGACGAAATCGCACAGTCATATCATGATGCCAAGCTATTCGACGGCGTTGTGATTGTCGCAACAACTTCCGAAATTCTATACCAAGGGGCGTTCGGTATGGCGAACATTCCCTTTGACGTGCCGTATTCGTTGGATACCAAGGTTCGCCTCGCATCAGTATCCAAGCCCTTCACCTCTGCGCTGATTCTTCGATTGGAAGAGGAAGGGCTGTTGAGCACGTCGCAGACGGTCGCAGAAATTCTGCCAGAATTTGCGGGCAAACCCTCGGCGCAGGTAACTGTAGACCAGTTGCTCAGTCATCGCTCGGGAATTCCGAACTACCAGTACAAACCTCCTTATCAGGCGCTTCAGGCTCGTGTGCTGGCTGCGGGCATGGCTGTGTTGCAAGTCAGCCTGGTAGACATGACGAATACGTTTATCGACGAACCGCTCGAATTCAAATCAGGCGAAAATTACAGTTACAGTAATGCCAATTACATCCTTTTGCAGATGATCGTTGAGGCCGAATTGGGCAAATCGTTCGATCTGGCGTTGCAGCATTACATATTCGATCCAGTTGAAATGAAAAACTCCGGCACGCTTTCTTACCGCTCCGTCGTCCCAGGCCTAGCCGATGGATACGTGAGGATGTCGGGCGGGTTCCAATCTGCCTCGCAAAGTCAATTCGTTGGCGTGGCTGCCCCCGGGGGAATCTATTCAACGGCCGGCGATATGGTTCAATGGTTTCAAACATTGTTCTCCGACCGCTTCTTCAAAAATACCGAGACCCTCGAAAAGATGACGGTCCCGCGCGCGGTCGCATATAATGGCGCCAGTTTCATCGGCTACGGTCTATTCACCTCTTCCATTGACGTGAATGGCAACGACGTACGGACGATTGGCCACGATGGCTGGGGACCGCCTTACACAGCAAATCTGCAGTATTTTCCTGAGACCGGACTAATCGTCTTCGCTGCGGATAGTATCGGTGGCATCGGCAGCGCAACATACGGCGAGACCGTTCGACTTGGCGAAGATCTTGTGCGTGCTTCTTATGGAGTTAGCCCGCCCCGTCCGCAGACCCCAGCCGACTTGATCCTTGCCGACCTTCAGCAGAGCCACGGTCTCGAAGGCGCGATCAAGGAGTTTGAGGAGCAAATCGTCTCAGGCAAAATCACTAAACTCAATGAATCGGAGATCAATACATTGGGATATACTTATCTAGCTCAGGGAGACATGAAGGAGGCTGTCGCCGTTTTCGCCCTAAACACCCGGCTGTTTCCGGAATCGGCGAATGCGTTCGATAGTTTAGGAGAGACTCGCGCCGCAATCGAAGACTGGGAAGAGGCAATCTCCGCCTATCGCGCGGCATTGGAGCTGAATCCAGATAATGCACGAATACAGGAAGTGCTTCGCGCCTTGGAAGAGAGGGCTCGCGAAGAATCTGCCCCTCAATAA
- a CDS encoding serine hydrolase domain-containing protein, giving the protein MNVEERAEEHLVAALLNPERNITGPSRMYKVTKKAPDRYSLSTPNDDVEFSSVELNASDKSLTMGFGPIEKFALQFIDPAADLAKDFFGEGEERQLEAPSSNGAWPVGSLDEAGFDRDAIHSLINSIANESGAEEQPQLVHSLLVARGGKLVVEEYFRSETSDKPHDIRSAGKTFASILVGALMQEGHDLGADTPINRFIEVPNEPDAQPLTLSHLLTHQSGFDCYDGNRQTAGHEDVMWQQGEFPNLWEYTAALDFAATPGERYAYCSGGMNLIGAALAGSTGESVLSLLQTRLFEPLGFQNAYWNVMPNGEAYLGGGAYLRTRDLAKIGQLYLNQGKWAGKQLIDKDWVAASTAKQVAITPETTGLDETGFSNFYFGGEDGYGWHRHQISVGGETYQSYEASGNGGQIVVVVPEFDLVVAMTGGNYGQGYIWGKWRQNIVGDVLIASLRRQ; this is encoded by the coding sequence ATGAATGTCGAAGAGCGGGCGGAGGAGCACCTTGTTGCTGCCTTGCTCAATCCAGAACGCAATATCACCGGCCCTTCGCGTATGTATAAGGTCACAAAAAAAGCGCCAGATCGGTATTCTCTCTCCACGCCAAACGACGATGTGGAGTTTTCGTCGGTGGAATTGAACGCATCGGACAAGAGCCTGACGATGGGATTCGGACCCATCGAGAAATTTGCATTGCAATTCATCGATCCGGCAGCTGACCTGGCCAAAGACTTCTTTGGTGAGGGAGAAGAAAGACAGTTAGAGGCCCCTTCTTCGAACGGGGCTTGGCCGGTCGGGTCGCTCGATGAAGCTGGGTTTGACAGGGACGCAATCCATAGCTTGATCAACTCCATTGCGAACGAAAGCGGTGCCGAAGAACAGCCACAACTGGTTCATAGCCTGTTGGTGGCCCGAGGAGGCAAACTCGTCGTTGAGGAGTACTTCCGTAGCGAAACCAGCGACAAGCCCCATGACATCAGATCAGCCGGGAAGACTTTTGCGTCGATCCTCGTCGGAGCGCTGATGCAGGAAGGGCACGATCTGGGGGCAGACACGCCGATCAACCGCTTTATCGAGGTACCCAACGAACCTGACGCGCAACCCCTCACTCTTTCTCACCTCTTAACTCACCAAAGCGGCTTCGACTGCTACGATGGCAACCGCCAAACTGCCGGCCATGAAGATGTCATGTGGCAGCAAGGGGAATTCCCGAATTTATGGGAATATACCGCAGCACTCGATTTTGCGGCGACCCCCGGGGAGAGATACGCCTACTGCTCGGGCGGCATGAACTTGATAGGGGCCGCCCTAGCTGGATCAACCGGAGAATCGGTTCTTTCACTTCTGCAGACGCGTTTGTTCGAGCCTTTAGGATTCCAGAATGCCTATTGGAATGTGATGCCGAACGGCGAAGCATACCTTGGAGGTGGCGCATATCTGCGGACGCGAGACCTAGCGAAGATTGGCCAGCTATATCTGAACCAAGGCAAATGGGCCGGTAAGCAATTGATCGACAAAGACTGGGTTGCGGCGTCCACAGCTAAGCAGGTTGCGATTACTCCAGAAACAACTGGATTGGATGAAACCGGATTCTCCAATTTCTATTTCGGAGGCGAAGATGGATATGGATGGCACCGGCATCAGATCTCCGTTGGAGGGGAGACCTATCAATCTTACGAAGCGAGCGGGAATGGGGGCCAGATTGTTGTCGTCGTGCCTGAATTTGATCTGGTCGTCGCCATGACCGGCGGAAATTATGGCCAAGGCTACATATGGGGCAAATGGCGGCAGAACATTGTTGGCGATGTATTGATCGCTTCGTTGAGGCGCCAATAA
- a CDS encoding GntR family transcriptional regulator, with translation MQYTVTRADPISKQAASAIRSLIIEGAIPDGSRINEVHLSKSLGISRTPLREGLGHLVAEHFVEVIPRRGFFAREFTTEEFSNLYDVRPILDPQALLLGEQPNEAEIDRIEKANQAFLDAEAGPAMIDADEHFHRLVWGRCSNTVLLDIIENMMARTRRYELALFRETPRLPVAGDEHAQIIKALREQDLAGAAQALHQNLTTGKEPILDWLSSRLDQKKENS, from the coding sequence ATGCAGTATACAGTTACACGCGCCGACCCTATTTCCAAACAAGCGGCATCCGCCATACGATCCCTGATCATTGAAGGAGCTATCCCCGATGGCTCGCGAATCAATGAAGTCCATTTGTCAAAGAGCCTTGGGATCAGCCGCACACCTTTGAGAGAGGGACTCGGCCATCTGGTTGCGGAGCATTTTGTGGAAGTCATTCCCCGCCGCGGTTTCTTTGCGCGGGAGTTTACTACCGAGGAATTTAGCAATCTGTATGATGTGAGACCCATTCTCGATCCGCAGGCGCTGCTGCTAGGCGAGCAACCCAACGAGGCCGAAATCGACAGGATCGAAAAGGCCAATCAGGCCTTTCTTGACGCCGAAGCTGGCCCAGCCATGATCGACGCAGACGAGCATTTCCACCGGCTTGTCTGGGGTCGATGCTCAAACACAGTGTTGCTCGACATCATTGAGAACATGATGGCCCGGACCCGGCGCTACGAGTTGGCTCTCTTCCGCGAGACACCAAGACTCCCCGTCGCGGGTGATGAGCATGCACAAATCATAAAAGCGCTCCGTGAGCAGGATCTCGCTGGAGCTGCACAGGCGCTGCATCAAAATCTAACGACCGGGAAGGAACCAATTCTAGATTGGCTATCGAGCCGGCTTGATCAAAAGAAAGAGAATTCATGA
- a CDS encoding nitroreductase family protein, with protein sequence MDRRTLLIGSGTLIVAGGTAAAVAVKQMGSMDDYEDAVAQLRAPLAVKPDDRELIRYATLAANGHNTQPWKFRVRGSSFEILPDFTRRTAVVDPDDHHLFASLGCAAENLMIAGTAANRTSEVRFDSAEGGKVVVEMAAGGNDRSPLFGAIAKRQSTRAVYDSRPVSSANLALLSSASQIPGVATILITERTQMNRIRDLVMAGNSTQMEDKDFVDELKHWVRFNPNDAMKMRDGLFGACTGNPSSPTWIGRRIFDFAFRENSENEKYAGQINGSAGIAVFVAEKNDPEHWVRAGRACQRFALQATALGLKQAYINQPVEVSKLRAELAALVGMPGQRPNIVMRFGYGPTMPMSLRRTVDAVLAV encoded by the coding sequence ATGGACAGGCGCACCCTATTGATTGGCAGTGGAACGCTGATCGTCGCCGGCGGAACTGCGGCCGCGGTAGCAGTGAAACAAATGGGATCGATGGATGATTATGAAGATGCTGTTGCACAGTTGCGTGCGCCGCTTGCTGTGAAGCCAGATGACCGTGAATTAATCCGCTATGCCACGTTGGCAGCCAACGGCCACAATACCCAGCCTTGGAAGTTTCGCGTTCGGGGGAGTAGTTTTGAGATACTGCCCGATTTTACTCGCCGAACGGCCGTAGTCGATCCTGACGATCATCATTTATTCGCGAGCCTTGGCTGCGCGGCTGAAAATCTGATGATTGCAGGCACAGCGGCCAATCGAACGAGCGAGGTTCGATTTGATTCGGCTGAGGGCGGCAAGGTTGTGGTCGAGATGGCGGCAGGCGGGAATGATCGTTCTCCCTTGTTTGGGGCTATTGCGAAGAGGCAATCGACCAGAGCAGTTTATGATAGCAGACCCGTCAGTAGTGCAAATTTGGCCTTGCTGTCTTCTGCATCGCAAATCCCCGGTGTCGCAACGATCCTGATAACTGAGAGGACTCAGATGAACCGCATCCGCGATCTGGTGATGGCTGGAAACAGCACGCAGATGGAGGATAAGGACTTTGTCGACGAGCTCAAGCATTGGGTGCGTTTCAATCCCAATGACGCGATGAAAATGCGCGATGGTCTATTTGGAGCCTGCACCGGCAATCCCAGTTCGCCCACGTGGATAGGACGTCGCATTTTTGATTTTGCGTTTCGAGAAAACAGCGAGAATGAAAAATATGCCGGTCAGATCAATGGTTCTGCCGGCATTGCGGTGTTTGTTGCAGAGAAGAATGATCCAGAACATTGGGTGAGAGCAGGCCGCGCCTGTCAGCGGTTTGCTTTGCAGGCTACGGCTCTTGGGCTGAAGCAGGCTTATATCAATCAACCTGTTGAAGTCTCGAAATTGCGCGCAGAACTGGCTGCCTTGGTTGGGATGCCAGGACAGCGTCCCAATATCGTCATGCGCTTCGGCTATGGGCCGACAATGCCAATGTCACTTCGGCGCACAGTCGATGCAGTTTTGGCAGTATGA
- a CDS encoding thioredoxin family protein, translated as MIIKILGSGCKKCITLEQNAKAAAEAMGIQAEIIKVTDFVEMASYGVMSTPGLVIDEKLVSAGKVLSVEEAQAKLAAL; from the coding sequence ATGATCATCAAAATTCTTGGCTCAGGCTGCAAGAAGTGCATCACACTAGAGCAAAATGCCAAAGCGGCTGCCGAGGCAATGGGGATCCAGGCAGAGATCATAAAAGTGACTGATTTCGTCGAGATGGCTTCCTATGGGGTCATGTCCACACCGGGGCTTGTGATTGACGAGAAATTAGTTTCGGCCGGAAAGGTATTGAGTGTGGAGGAAGCACAGGCAAAGCTGGCAGCACTCTGA
- a CDS encoding permease has translation MSEIFAWLNDQLLRMQWLSDLVGLLVSDVFGFDLASPIGGSIHFFIYDVIKIFILLTVLIFSISLIQSYFPPERTRRILGERKGLGANIMAALLGTITPFCSCSSIPLFIGFTRAGLPIGVTFSFLISSPLVDLASIILLASVFNWAIAIAYVAVGLLLAVVGGTMISQLHMEDQVEAFVFSGPAAPGEEESLTRSERFAFAKDQVIEIFAKVWLYVLIGVGIGAAIHNWIPEPLITGLLGKDNWWSVLVATLVGAPMYADIFGTLPIAEALVGKDVGIGTTLSFMMAVTALSLPSMIMLKRVVKLRLLLLFIGIIVFGIILIGYVFNAFSYLLL, from the coding sequence ATGTCTGAGATTTTTGCGTGGCTAAATGATCAACTGCTGCGGATGCAATGGTTGTCTGATCTTGTCGGACTGCTGGTAAGCGATGTGTTCGGCTTTGATCTTGCAAGCCCGATCGGCGGCAGCATCCATTTCTTCATTTACGATGTCATCAAGATATTCATCCTGCTCACAGTGTTGATATTCAGTATCTCCTTAATCCAAAGTTACTTTCCACCCGAACGCACGCGCCGCATATTAGGTGAGCGCAAAGGCCTAGGGGCCAACATCATGGCCGCGCTGCTAGGCACGATCACTCCATTCTGTTCCTGCTCGTCAATCCCGTTGTTTATTGGTTTCACACGGGCCGGGTTACCAATTGGTGTGACTTTTTCATTCTTGATCTCCTCGCCGCTCGTGGACCTTGCTTCGATCATCCTGTTAGCCAGTGTCTTCAACTGGGCGATTGCAATCGCCTACGTTGCGGTAGGGCTATTGCTCGCTGTCGTTGGCGGCACGATGATCAGCCAATTGCATATGGAAGATCAGGTCGAAGCCTTCGTATTCAGCGGCCCTGCGGCGCCGGGGGAAGAGGAAAGCCTGACCAGAAGTGAACGCTTCGCATTTGCGAAGGATCAAGTCATCGAGATTTTCGCAAAGGTCTGGCTCTACGTCTTGATTGGCGTGGGGATTGGCGCTGCCATCCACAATTGGATTCCCGAACCCTTGATCACTGGCCTGTTGGGCAAGGACAATTGGTGGTCAGTTCTGGTCGCCACCCTAGTTGGCGCTCCGATGTATGCTGATATTTTTGGGACGTTGCCGATAGCGGAGGCGCTTGTGGGAAAGGATGTCGGCATCGGCACAACATTGTCGTTCATGATGGCTGTCACCGCCCTGTCGCTACCGTCGATGATTATGCTCAAGCGAGTTGTGAAACTGCGCTTGCTGCTATTGTTCATCGGGATCATTGTGTTTGGCATTATACTTATCGGATACGTTTTTAACGCATTCAGTTACTTGTTGCTCTGA